In Buchnera aphidicola (Floraphis choui), the genomic stretch AGAAGTAAAAAAAAGAAAAAATAAAACTTTAAAATACTTATATAAATATAAAAAACATAAAAACGTGTTGAAAACTTAAATTCATTTCAACACGTTTAAAATTAATCAAAAATAATCTAATTTTAATAAAAAGTACAAATATATGAATTACTTTCAATTATTCAATCTGCCTCAAAAATTCGAAATTAATATAGAAAAACTTAAATTACAATTTTATAAATTACAAAAACAATATCACCCTGATATAAGTGATAACATTTTCGAAAACAAAAATAATAAATATTTAGACAAATCTATAAGTATAAATAAAGGATATCAAACTCTTAAAGATCCATTAAAACGAGCCGAACACTTATTATTACTAAATTCATATGATTTTAAAAAAAAACAAAAAGAACTATCTGAAAATATATTTCTCTATAAACAGCTAGAATTATATGAAAAACTAGACAAATTAAAAAAAAACATTAAAAAAAAACTAGAATTACATAACTTTTATAATAATATTAAAAACAAAAAAAAGTGCTATTTACTAGAATTAGAATTAATGCTGGATAAAAAAAATTGGAAATTAGCAGCAACTATATTATATAAGCTATTTTTTTATAAAAAGCTTGAAGAAAAATTAGAAAACGTTGAAAATATATAACGTTAAATATTAAATTGAGAACATTAATGATTACAATT encodes the following:
- the hscB gene encoding Fe-S protein assembly co-chaperone HscB, which codes for MNYFQLFNLPQKFEINIEKLKLQFYKLQKQYHPDISDNIFENKNNKYLDKSISINKGYQTLKDPLKRAEHLLLLNSYDFKKKQKELSENIFLYKQLELYEKLDKLKKNIKKKLELHNFYNNIKNKKKCYLLELELMLDKKNWKLAATILYKLFFYKKLEEKLENVENI